ATCAGTTGAAAGTGTCACGCAAAGGTGGATGCTCTATTTTGCTTTTATAATGACAACTGCTCTAAAGATAGATTCGTGGTAAGTATGTAGAGATGCGAGTTGCTCATTCGTAGCAAACACGTTGTTAAGTGCTTATATTAATTTTACGCTAGTCCTGATTTTTCccattctttcttcttcataCAGGCACTCCCTGAGTTCTTCCATCTTCTGCCTTACAGATCCCTCCATTATGGACATAACCCTCAATATATCAGTTTCTATTAAGCAATTCATTCATTCAAAATTATTACTACAATTTAGGTTTTACTGTGGATGATGAGTTGACGGAATTCAACGACTTTAGATTAGTTACTTGCTTTCATCTTCCTCCTAGGAAGCTAAAAATAGTCTGCTGATCGTGCCCTGGATTcttaatataattttctttcctttttaagAGCTATATTTTATATTCGGATACCATTATCTTTAGCCGATTGGTTTATATGGTAGTAATTTTTAAGTGACTTAACATAAATATTCCTAAATTGCATAATGTCCAAAACCGTTGACAAAGATGACTACTCCAAGTCAAGCAAATTAGCCACAGAGAAATTTAGTTAAAATAGTGGAAGAAGTACGACTTGGGTGGCAAGCCCCTAGCTGCAAGGCGCTGAATTGGTCAACAATTGAAGTTTGGACACTTGATGTGACTTTTGAAAAGTTTATTCTACCTGTTTGTTTCTTTACAAATTGCTTAAGTAGCCCCCATCTGAAGCTTGTTGAAGCCTGCAAGAAACCAATGCTTACTATTCTTTTTGCAGAGTTCTTCTAGGCGGCTGAGGTTTCTTTACTGTATCTATTTGTTTATCTTGGTCTTCATCCTCCCCACCAACAGGTACTTCATTATTGACTTGGAAAAATAAAACGCCTCATATAGTCTATTGCCTTGGTAAACTTGACCCTGCATCCTCTGCAGTCCCAAGTGATGGGTGGATTCATCATTCTCTTCCTCTTATGTGTTCTCAGCTTCCAAAGCTCTGTTCTTAAGGTgactcatgcaaggttccaaGCAACGAAGTGCGGAGATGCAGGTCCTGACATCCACTATCCATATAAGATAAAAGGTCAGCACCAACACACTGATTCCCTTCCTGGTTTTGAGCTTCTTTGCAAAGATAACCTCACCACCATCCACTTTCCATCTTATGGAGATTTAGAAGTGAAGTCTATTTCCTATGACACCAAAAATATTCACCTCCTTGACCCCAAAAAATGTGTCCATCATGTCTTTCTGAACCTCAATCTCTCCCTCACTCCGTTCCACTATTTTTATGTTCTGAAAAACTATACATACCTCAATTGCTCGACCGCCCTTCCACCTCCTTTCGTGGAGGTTCCATGTTTAAGTGCTGCTAGTTATCATGTATACACAGTTGACTCTGCACTACCTGTGCCGGGTTCATGTGAAGGAGTCAAAACCGTTGCCATTCCTTTTGCATATAGCCCTTATCTCTCGGACAGTATACTTGGTCTCAGATTAACATGGGACATGAGTGAAACTGAAGACAGCAAAACAATAAACCATACTAGAGGTTCCCACACATCGCGTAACTTAGGTAAATTAaactatttctttttcttccttgctCCTTGTTGAAAATTTGGATTGAATAGTTTTGACATCACTGTTTCTTTAGATTACTCTTTAGTTTACAAATTTCTTTATTGTTGTGCTGTGCAGTTATTGGGTCCAGCATGTGTGTTTTTGTGATGGTAATGTTATTGCTTATAAGCACAAAGATTCGTGTGGCCGCGAGGAATAACCATCAGAAAGAAGAGCAGTTATTGCATAGTTAGACGGATTTCTAGCAGACAGCAGTAAAAGACTTTTTCAACACTATTCCTGTagttacataatattttttatatcacttctaccttctctttttttctctcttcctgTAATATGACGTTACTTGTACCTGTTACATTTCccactaaaatatatatattttcttcttatCTCACGTCAGGGGAAACCTAGCACACAATATACGATATTAAAAAATTGCTCGTTACATATATTACTACACAAGTAAATCATCGATTTGTTTCTTGAACGAGTGAGACATTgtgtatttaataatttattgctCAATTATAAAAAAGTACAAAATGATCTTTGAATATTATTACTTATTGACAAAATCATCACTGATTTAAGATCAAAATTGGTTCTTGACcttatattttaatgaagaaaTGATTCCACAAAACTTAGTAGCAGGAGATAATTATgtgagtttttataaattaggACTGAATCATTTTTTTTGGATCTTGATTAAATTGACAGTGGAAATTGACCATTTATCTGGTTACAATCAGTGAGGAAATGAAAGAAGGGAGATGATTACACTACACTCAATGAGAATGGTGAAAATAGAAGCCAATTTATACATACTTAGGGTAGGGGACACCTTTGTTAATCTGTAACAAATTGACGGGGGTAGGTAATGGCAATTGTGCTGtattaataaatgaaaaaaataataattaactgTTTTGATTTTGCAACACGGGATTTAGATTTTTCACAAGATTAATTAAGAAGTTGGATTTTTTACTCAAAACAGATCGGcagattcttcctgcaccctcacAAGGTTGCGCAAAGACAAAactgtacatttttttttgtattctggattatgaaatccggTAAATTTTCGGATTGACGCTTCCAGTAAATTTTCGGATTGGCGCATCCAGTAATCTTCCGGATTGATGCTTCCGGTAGTACATGAATAATAGTgtcaattcaaaataaaaaaatacaaaacatccataattgaaaaaaccattccggatttgtcaatccgtaattcaaaatatgcattccggattcagaaatccataattaaaaaaaatcattctggatccaccaatccgtaatagaaattaggcttccggattcagaaatccgaaaatcaataatttatgcaaactttgcttctggaacaccccctcatccagAATGCACCATGATTcacttccggattgatgaatccgtagcacactcccaaATCCCGAAATTGTGGGGTCAATTTcggaatttacaaaattgtgggggtgcaggaagaaaaatgcaggggtgcaggaagaaactgccaaaCAGATCCGGATAATAGATTTTTCGGCCCAATTTCTAGCCTAGTAACTTtaggcaatttcttcctgcacctttacaaatttcttcctgcacccttcACTTTCTGAAAAGACTGTTTTACTCCCTGTTATTTCCAAAATATTTCCAGAACCACTTTTCTGAAACATGTTTTATGAATTTTGGATTTATAAatacagaaataaaaaaaatttgttctgGCAAAGATATTCCGGAATGATTTTTTGTCTTCTGgattttttattccaaaaaacAGATAAACAAAAATAGAGTAACTTCGTTATTTTTAAAGAATGTAGACGTGCAGAATGAAAAgtatagaggtgcaggaaggAACACCCTAACTTTATCAGCAACTCTTTTCTGAAGGCCCATTTAAGTTACCAAAGCTcgaaaaaaatactttattaaCTATAATTTAAAAGCTCAATGAAATTACCAATCACATATGTTTTGTGGgcacatttataattttattatacatGTGTAcattaaattatcttttatatttttttattttcaatttttaactcatttctttttaataatagtAAACTAAATTTATTGAATATATTAGCTTTAATTTTATACTATTAGTTAATATGATATCTGCTCACCGATTTTGTCTAGAtttggagtttttttttaaaaaaaaaatcatgtggATTTAATTCTTCTTATTTTAACTGGACTTTTGTAATTACAATTATTATACTAATAGGAGTCCACGTTTAATTAGAAGTTTACTTGTAGGTTATATAAGAGCATGTATGGACACAAAaatcatttctttatttttttagttttaaaaattgtctcttcatttcttttgattttattgttgtatttttatTCATGAAAAACTAATTCTAAAGAATTAATCCATGAAATCAAGATGAAACAAACAAGAGTTTTACACTAATAGTTTAGAACTTTAATTTTGtactgttattttttaaatttggttttgCACTTTATGTTTTGTAATTTGCTTGCGATCTTAGAAATCAAATGAATCTTGATTTGGTAATTATATATGAATTAGAttaaatgatattttgatttttttcatataactaatttaattgattaattagaTAATTAATTGTTTAAATTGAATGTATTATAAGATGAATTGtttgtttctattttaattGACTTTTTCATATTCTTAATTTTCGTTTTTACAATTTGTTTacgtatttatttttttattctacatTTTCCACTCTCTTAACCCCAATTTTAATTTGTacgaaaaataatattaaagattAAATACAACTAATAAACATTCTTTGAAAATTGacctaaattatattttatattatatattttaaagaaaacctaaaatcttttatttaaaagtCAACATTAATATCAATCACCTAATTTAATTAAGTGCGATGATCCATTGATActaaatgtttattttgaaatttttaagaATTACAATTGCaacaacaacaaatttaaaatataatataaacaaaaaatctTTTGTCATTGAAGTCAAcggaaacattttttttaaagaattattaaattttataacatctcaatttttactaatttttatatacaaagtacttagaaaaatatatttaaaatgtaaagggaattaaaaattaatcaaatattCAGTTTtagaacatttttaaaaaattgtactttttttatcagtaataaaaaataaataaatgggaacgGTCCAACCTTTATACATAAATAGCTAGCGCCTTATCAATTTACAACCAAAAAACACCTTCCAACTTAAATAAGGAACAACCAAAGCAACTCAAGAAAGCATTAAACAACCAGTCTCATACAATCCGCTGGATTCTAAAAAATTCTACTTGAAAATCTAAAAGAAGCtaaatgattttaatattagaaaatattaactTACTTATGTTAGTATTAGTACTCTATAATAATAGTtagaattcaaaataatttttcaatttttttgaaatattatttatgaaatgTAGTTTATATTAACCATCAAAATTATATCTCAATGTTTAAAAGCATATTTCTCAATCTGTCATAGATGTACATCAAGTTTTGGACcctaaaattttcatataaaaaaaacacaaaatgtACTCTTGGATtctataaacaaaattatttgtgTTGCCTTGGTCTTCAAAAAGTTTTGTTAATacaaattcttttataaaacattcacagattaaataaataaataaataaaaatcaactattgaattaatatatttattgtttgttAAATGCTATATCTGCCAACTAAACCAACTACCCAGTTAAATAAAGATTTGTTGGTTGGTAGTGGTATTGTGTTCATTTAATCCATTCAGATTGAAATTTCCTCCCATTTTTTCATCATAAGTCAAACAAATAAGTGTAAATAGCATCAATCATTAGTGTGCTACTCACTTAATTTCTTCTTTGTCATTTATGATTCATAACAAAAAGTTCCTTATCCATTACAGCTCATAACACATCATAATGAAATTTCACTacttttttatactattttataacattaaaatataCCTATTTTGTAACTCAATTATTTCAAAGAAAAGTTTCGTTGTAATCC
The sequence above is a segment of the Phaseolus vulgaris cultivar G19833 chromosome 2, P. vulgaris v2.0, whole genome shotgun sequence genome. Coding sequences within it:
- the LOC137809915 gene encoding RING-H2 finger protein ATL22-like codes for the protein MTTALKIDSCLLKPARNQCLLFFLQSSSRRLRFLYCIYLFILVFILPTNSFQSSVLKVTHARFQATKCGDAGPDIHYPYKIKGQHQHTDSLPGFELLCKDNLTTIHFPSYGDLEVKSISYDTKNIHLLDPKKCVHHVFLNLNLSLTPFHYFYVLKNYTYLNCSTALPPPFVEVPCLSAASYHVYTVDSALPVPGSCEGVKTVAIPFAYSPYLSDSILGLRLTWDMSETEDSKTINHTRGSHTSRNLVIGSSMCVFVMVMLLLISTKIRVAARNNHQKEEQLLHS